A genome region from Bombilactobacillus bombi includes the following:
- a CDS encoding YitT family protein — MKKIRQNLYFKKIGRIISILVGLELIAVSVSMFFEPHKIAAGGATGIAILVKELFNIQLSLTLLGFNIIMWILTMIFLDKMKAAKITFGSIVLPIFLAITPDTLVIKDPLLSDIIGSILFGLGLSIIYRLGSSAGGTTVPPMILNKYFHIRNANSLFVIDGIVCLGNIFVSGWEQFFLAILSVGISTIVLNYVQTGFDKKLVVYIMSENHLDEIKTQLTDVIETGSTIFDVRGGHSNESKEMLMLVADTQNYGTMLDIIFQIDQDAFILADSIAEVHNGSL; from the coding sequence ATGAAAAAAATAAGACAAAACCTATACTTCAAAAAGATTGGCCGTATCATAAGCATTCTCGTTGGTTTGGAATTAATTGCTGTTAGTGTTTCGATGTTTTTTGAACCGCACAAAATTGCTGCTGGTGGTGCTACTGGAATTGCAATTCTGGTGAAAGAATTATTTAATATTCAGTTATCTTTAACCTTACTGGGCTTTAATATTATCATGTGGATTCTCACAATGATTTTTTTAGATAAGATGAAAGCTGCAAAAATTACTTTTGGCAGCATCGTCTTACCTATTTTTTTGGCTATTACACCAGATACATTAGTCATTAAAGATCCCTTATTATCTGATATTATTGGCAGTATTTTATTTGGATTAGGACTTTCAATTATTTATCGCCTAGGTTCTTCCGCTGGAGGTACCACTGTTCCACCAATGATTTTGAACAAGTATTTTCATATTCGCAATGCTAATAGTTTGTTCGTAATTGATGGGATTGTATGTCTGGGAAATATCTTTGTTTCCGGATGGGAGCAATTCTTCTTAGCTATTTTATCGGTTGGTATTTCTACAATTGTTCTAAACTATGTGCAAACCGGCTTTGATAAAAAGCTCGTAGTCTATATCATGAGTGAAAACCACTTAGATGAAATTAAAACGCAACTCACTGATGTCATCGAGACTGGGAGTACCATCTTTGATGTACGTGGTGGTCATTCCAATGAATCTAAAGAGATGTTAATGTTGGTAGCAGATACTCAAAATTACGGTACAATGCTAGATATTATCTTTCAAATTGATCAAGATGCGTTCATTTTGGCTGACAGCATTGCCGAAGTTCATAATGGCAGTTTGTAA
- the pglX gene encoding BREX-1 system adenine-specific DNA-methyltransferase PglX, with the protein MSLTPRYNTGVIKNLIDQIPEVYFDVRQKGQVEIIGWLYQFYNEEPHDQVVNITGGAVKKSDIPAATQLFTTDWVVRYMVDNSLGKYYLERHPDSNINASLEFLLPNHLIPVVENQKLQNYTLIDNAMGSGHILIYAFDLFLQFYQEQGYTKREAAHLIVENNLYGLDIDKRAFQLAYFSLMMKVREYDRHAFQSNIKPNLFYFEDVNGVSDEFYQRLEAINPSLTEQIKELVSIFSDAREIGSIIQIDHDCPINDLIKLVQGIKINDELDLYKIDESKAKILKMFKIIQVLLQKYDVAVTNPPYLNKFNPQLKKYLKKYYKNYSRDLFSVFIYHNANMIKPDGYAAFMTPFVWMFIKSYEELRTEILDTKKIDSLIQLEYSAFEEATVPINTFVLKNTKNNTDTGIYLKLSDFKGGMEIQKDKVLEAISDPNCKYLYRSNQTNFQKIPGSPIAYWASDNLIHDFEVGCPMDSLVTPKVGLQTGDNNKFLRFWNEVNYQKIKFDANNHYEAKISEKKWFPYNKGGAYRKWYGNYDYVVNWENDGKDIKNDKLFRLSIGKILASNSKPKNEGYYFREAITWPKITSGKFNARFRKKGSIHDTAGNEAFSDNHNLLIYITGFSCTNVCNYILSILNPTINVQVSDFGNIPIIEKKQHYINKNVCKNINYSKTDWDSFEISWDFQHHPFLNHIAEHNLSPPYFMVFWELLCQFCAKSKHKI; encoded by the coding sequence ATATCGCTCACACCCAGATATAATACAGGTGTTATTAAGAATCTTATCGACCAAATTCCCGAAGTTTATTTTGATGTCCGCCAAAAAGGCCAAGTAGAAATTATTGGTTGGCTATATCAGTTTTATAATGAAGAACCCCATGACCAAGTAGTTAATATTACTGGTGGAGCAGTGAAGAAAAGTGATATTCCTGCAGCTACTCAACTTTTTACAACCGATTGGGTAGTACGGTACATGGTCGATAATTCTCTGGGAAAATATTATTTAGAACGCCATCCAGATAGCAATATTAATGCTAGTTTAGAATTCTTATTGCCAAATCATTTAATTCCTGTTGTAGAAAATCAAAAATTGCAAAATTATACCTTAATTGATAATGCAATGGGGTCAGGACATATTTTGATTTATGCATTTGATTTGTTTTTACAATTTTATCAAGAGCAAGGATATACCAAACGCGAAGCAGCTCATTTAATTGTGGAAAATAATTTATACGGATTAGATATTGATAAACGGGCTTTTCAACTTGCTTATTTTTCTTTGATGATGAAAGTTAGGGAATATGATCGCCACGCATTTCAAAGTAATATAAAGCCTAATTTATTTTATTTTGAAGATGTCAATGGTGTAAGTGATGAGTTTTACCAGAGGTTAGAAGCAATTAATCCTTCTTTGACTGAACAAATTAAAGAACTTGTTTCTATATTTAGTGATGCGCGAGAAATAGGCTCAATTATTCAAATAGATCATGATTGTCCTATCAATGATTTAATCAAATTAGTTCAAGGAATTAAAATAAATGATGAACTAGATTTATACAAAATTGATGAGTCCAAAGCAAAAATTCTCAAAATGTTCAAAATAATTCAGGTATTGTTACAAAAGTATGATGTAGCTGTCACTAACCCTCCATACTTAAATAAATTCAATCCACAACTTAAAAAATATCTGAAGAAATATTATAAAAATTATAGTCGCGATCTTTTTTCAGTTTTCATTTACCATAACGCTAATATGATTAAGCCTGATGGTTATGCAGCATTTATGACGCCATTTGTATGGATGTTTATTAAATCATATGAAGAACTGCGTACAGAGATTTTAGATACTAAGAAAATTGACAGTTTGATTCAATTAGAGTATTCAGCATTCGAAGAGGCTACAGTTCCGATCAATACTTTTGTACTAAAAAATACAAAAAACAATACTGATACTGGTATTTATCTAAAATTGTCTGACTTTAAAGGTGGTATGGAAATTCAAAAAGATAAAGTGTTAGAAGCCATTAGTGACCCTAATTGCAAATACTTATATCGTTCAAATCAAACGAATTTCCAAAAAATCCCTGGGAGTCCGATAGCTTATTGGGCAAGTGATAATCTGATTCATGATTTTGAAGTTGGATGTCCTATGGATTCATTAGTAACACCTAAAGTTGGATTACAAACTGGTGATAATAATAAGTTTCTCAGATTTTGGAATGAAGTTAATTATCAAAAGATTAAGTTCGATGCGAATAATCATTATGAAGCAAAGATATCAGAAAAAAAATGGTTTCCTTATAATAAAGGTGGTGCTTATCGTAAATGGTATGGTAATTATGATTATGTAGTTAATTGGGAAAATGATGGAAAAGATATAAAAAATGATAAATTATTCAGATTATCAATAGGTAAAATACTTGCTAGCAATTCTAAACCTAAAAACGAAGGTTATTACTTTCGTGAAGCAATAACTTGGCCTAAAATAACATCAGGAAAGTTTAATGCTAGATTCAGAAAAAAAGGGTCAATACATGATACTGCAGGTAATGAAGCATTTTCTGATAATCATAATTTATTAATTTACATTACTGGTTTTTCATGTACAAATGTATGTAATTATATCTTGTCTATATTAAATCCTACGATTAATGTACAAGTAAGTGATTTTGGAAATATTCCAATTATTGAAAAAAAACAACATTATATAAATAAAAATGTATGTAAAAATATAAATTACTCTAAAACAGATTGGGATTCTTTTGAAATTTCCTGGGATTTCCAGCACCATCCATTTTTAAATCATATCGCTGAACATAATTTATCACCTCCCTATTTTATGGTATTCTGGGAACTATTGTGCCAATTTTGTGCAAAAAGTAAGCACAAAATTTAA
- a CDS encoding ImmA/IrrE family metallo-endopeptidase, protein MTYVKAIKKAQLIEQFIKDQTLKKSLADYTAQPFLKLLLSSLGYYFEYPIKNEFILGYSLTNEFNEYTIISTSIKDPIIKAFTQSHELGHHLLHQKLLINNKEANILENDYKPEKTSEKNEANCFAANLLMPDDVLYSILYEMKSRESIKNLQCISYKTLYYRIIDYLVSKVFISKCIATKLSHDYITALPGTTKQCTLIKVWKKLKILNLRPNNYTKSEIINYNLNQINNYENILNIKKDGNR, encoded by the coding sequence ATGACATATGTAAAAGCTATAAAAAAAGCACAACTAATTGAGCAATTTATAAAAGATCAAACTCTTAAAAAATCTTTAGCAGATTATACTGCACAGCCCTTTTTAAAACTATTATTATCTTCATTAGGATACTACTTCGAATATCCAATAAAAAATGAATTTATATTAGGGTATAGTTTAACTAATGAATTTAATGAATATACTATAATCAGTACCAGTATCAAAGATCCAATCATAAAAGCTTTTACGCAATCTCATGAATTAGGACATCATTTATTACATCAAAAATTATTAATAAATAATAAAGAAGCAAATATATTAGAAAACGATTATAAACCTGAAAAAACATCAGAGAAAAATGAAGCTAATTGTTTTGCTGCAAACCTTTTAATGCCTGACGATGTCCTATATTCGATACTATATGAAATGAAATCTAGAGAATCTATAAAAAATTTACAATGTATTTCATATAAAACTTTATATTACAGAATAATTGATTATTTAGTTAGTAAAGTATTTATATCAAAATGTATCGCCACCAAATTATCTCATGATTATATAACTGCTTTACCAGGAACAACAAAACAGTGTACCCTAATAAAAGTTTGGAAAAAGCTAAAAATTTTAAATCTTAGACCAAATAATTATACAAAATCAGAAATCATTAACTATAACTTAAATCAAATAAACAATTATGAAAATATATTAAATATAAAGAAAGATGGAAATAGATAA
- a CDS encoding RluA family pseudouridine synthase, which yields MILERHFTIKQLPQPLSLRAALNSWLIPRKWQHELRVNRSILVNHHYQSFNTLLHNGDHIDLAFVAKINLQTYLPAPQITFTICQENQDFLIVNKPAGLKTHPNQPQENQTLLNQIKTYLGYNPLMIHRLDKMTSGLIMVGKNPLIIPLMNRQLSQKIMQRYYLAVTKYNATLPNHGSITAPIGRDNRDPRKRQINSQGLFAQTDYQIIQHNQKYALVKLQLHTGRTHQIRVHLQSIGLPILGDPLYGPPAARMYLHAYQLQYQLPFTQQKQTVTIKAPASFQALVQA from the coding sequence GTGATCTTAGAACGACACTTTACAATTAAACAATTGCCCCAGCCACTTTCCTTGCGCGCTGCCTTGAATTCTTGGCTTATCCCTCGTAAATGGCAACATGAACTCAGGGTTAACCGCAGCATCCTCGTTAATCATCACTATCAATCTTTCAATACCTTATTGCATAATGGTGATCATATCGATTTAGCCTTTGTAGCTAAGATTAATTTACAAACTTATTTACCTGCTCCCCAAATCACTTTTACAATCTGTCAAGAAAATCAAGATTTTTTAATAGTTAATAAGCCAGCAGGTCTTAAGACTCATCCTAATCAACCTCAAGAAAACCAAACTCTTCTCAATCAAATTAAAACTTATTTAGGGTATAATCCGTTAATGATTCACCGCCTTGATAAAATGACCAGTGGTTTAATCATGGTTGGCAAGAATCCGCTCATTATACCGTTAATGAATCGGCAATTATCTCAAAAAATTATGCAACGTTATTATCTAGCAGTAACTAAATATAATGCAACATTACCTAATCATGGCTCAATTACCGCACCCATTGGTCGCGATAACCGTGATCCACGCAAACGTCAAATTAATTCTCAAGGATTATTTGCCCAAACAGATTATCAAATTATTCAACATAATCAAAAATATGCTTTAGTTAAATTGCAATTACACACAGGTCGAACTCACCAAATTCGCGTCCACTTACAATCAATTGGTCTGCCTATTTTGGGTGACCCCTTGTATGGACCACCCGCAGCTAGAATGTATCTTCACGCTTATCAATTGCAATATCAACTACCTTTTACTCAACAAAAACAAACAGTAACCATAAAAGCACCAGCTTCATTTCAAGCACTGGTACAGGCCTAA
- the pglZ gene encoding BREX-1 system phosphatase PglZ type A: MAELNVNKIITKLNQAFEQQRLIFWYDSDAEFADNMDVISQGLDAEVILMAEREQFKTKLFLENHPNTKYLIYATFARPDIENNFLTDVEEYSLIFTADVYQLLLQELNLPTNQLPFIKEHFKFFGNKSRVARFKKHLNNTVINHPELGIIASVLRVDQIQVNAFLKKVLAAGIDNNSFLSEFYKYNVLDYFWQLINQEFGFVPSDNNLVDLVCALYINYTYSQMELDLPQAFDNYKMDHLTNVATFMSSFADSAASQNIFDELSDFVWQKLNLAKFLQKIHMENLLQLNFYAGVDRLILLWIKRRVLVGDLNSLVGEQDLLTICQERQKRTREGRFKAQYRLLTLAIYILKQKFVPYESTAEAIDKYLQTDYQIDSWYRYFIATYQKVGDPNSYKELKEQVSQFYLTRYLNESIKSWNNSFSYRDSQGKHQQSNFYHNYIRPQKDRVVVIISDALRFEIAKELQSTLDQDDRIQMNMDYLISTLPSVTYLGMSALLPHKSLELTDDLNILVDNKLVDTRQKRAQVLKSYNADSEAFGLDELLKCTSAELRTKFVGKKVIYIYHNQIDAIGDSAKTEDEVFNAAQQAINELKQLIHALRTINVSHVLVTADHGFVYRDSQILESDKIDLNLTNPLTKKSRYALAKEKIEEMGVAVLSLGEVLQNSDERWIYYPKSANVFKTVGSQNYVHGGSSLQEMLLPVLDIKMSSSRSQAQYVELKLGNTNHRVTALEVTLPFIQTAPISDTVLASEFKIYFVDELNQIISTEAHLLVDNQDSRIESRMYRLKLSIKNQSYDRQKDYRLVIENITAGTKEFETFQMDLIISNDFGFDF, translated from the coding sequence ATGGCTGAATTAAACGTAAATAAAATTATTACAAAATTAAATCAAGCTTTTGAACAGCAGCGTTTAATATTTTGGTATGACTCTGATGCTGAATTTGCTGATAATATGGATGTTATTAGTCAAGGCTTAGATGCAGAAGTTATTCTAATGGCTGAACGAGAACAGTTCAAAACAAAATTATTTTTGGAAAATCATCCTAATACAAAATATTTAATTTATGCAACTTTTGCACGTCCAGATATTGAAAATAATTTTTTGACAGATGTAGAAGAATATTCATTAATTTTTACTGCCGATGTTTATCAATTACTTTTACAAGAATTGAATTTACCCACTAATCAATTGCCATTTATTAAAGAGCATTTCAAATTTTTCGGTAATAAATCTCGTGTTGCCAGATTTAAAAAGCATTTAAATAACACCGTCATTAATCATCCTGAATTAGGTATTATTGCTAGTGTCTTAAGAGTAGACCAAATCCAGGTTAATGCGTTTTTAAAGAAAGTACTTGCTGCTGGAATAGATAATAATTCCTTTTTATCGGAGTTTTATAAATACAACGTATTAGATTATTTTTGGCAATTAATTAACCAAGAATTTGGTTTTGTCCCTTCGGATAATAATCTAGTAGATTTAGTATGCGCTCTATATATTAATTATACTTATTCGCAAATGGAATTAGATTTACCCCAAGCATTTGATAATTATAAAATGGATCACTTAACCAATGTGGCTACTTTTATGTCTAGTTTTGCTGATTCAGCTGCATCGCAAAATATTTTTGATGAATTAAGTGATTTTGTTTGGCAAAAATTGAACTTGGCAAAATTTTTACAGAAAATTCATATGGAAAATTTATTACAACTTAATTTTTATGCCGGTGTTGATCGATTGATTTTATTGTGGATAAAAAGGCGAGTTTTAGTAGGAGATTTAAATTCTCTTGTAGGTGAACAAGATCTATTAACTATTTGTCAAGAGCGACAAAAACGAACTCGTGAGGGGAGATTTAAAGCACAATATCGATTATTAACTTTAGCTATTTATATTTTGAAACAAAAGTTTGTGCCTTATGAATCGACTGCTGAAGCAATTGATAAATATTTACAAACAGATTACCAAATTGATAGTTGGTATCGATATTTTATCGCTACTTATCAAAAAGTGGGTGATCCTAATAGTTATAAAGAATTAAAAGAACAAGTTTCGCAATTTTACTTAACACGATATTTAAACGAATCTATTAAGTCATGGAATAATAGTTTTTCTTATCGAGATTCTCAAGGCAAACATCAACAGTCAAATTTTTATCACAATTATATACGTCCACAAAAAGATCGAGTCGTTGTTATTATTTCTGATGCCTTACGGTTTGAAATTGCTAAAGAATTGCAGTCTACGTTAGATCAAGACGATCGTATTCAAATGAATATGGATTATTTAATTAGTACTTTGCCGTCAGTGACTTATTTAGGCATGTCAGCATTATTGCCCCATAAAAGTTTAGAATTAACAGATGATTTGAATATATTAGTTGATAATAAGTTAGTTGATACCCGACAAAAAAGAGCACAAGTATTAAAAAGTTATAATGCTGATAGTGAAGCTTTTGGTTTAGATGAATTATTAAAATGTACTAGTGCAGAATTAAGAACTAAGTTTGTAGGTAAAAAAGTAATTTATATTTATCACAATCAAATTGATGCTATCGGTGATAGTGCCAAAACGGAAGATGAAGTATTTAACGCAGCGCAGCAAGCTATCAATGAACTGAAGCAGCTCATCCATGCTCTGAGAACAATTAATGTCAGTCACGTATTAGTTACTGCTGACCACGGTTTTGTTTATCGAGATAGCCAAATTTTAGAATCAGATAAAATTGATTTGAATTTAACTAATCCTTTAACTAAGAAATCGCGATATGCTTTAGCAAAGGAAAAAATTGAAGAAATGGGGGTAGCTGTATTATCTTTAGGTGAAGTCTTACAAAATAGCGATGAGCGCTGGATTTATTATCCAAAATCAGCCAATGTGTTTAAGACAGTGGGTTCGCAGAACTATGTTCATGGTGGCAGTTCTTTGCAAGAGATGCTCTTACCAGTTTTAGATATTAAAATGTCCAGTAGTCGCTCACAAGCCCAATATGTCGAATTAAAATTAGGCAATACTAATCATCGAGTTACTGCTTTAGAAGTCACATTACCATTTATCCAAACGGCTCCTATTAGTGATACAGTTTTAGCCAGTGAATTCAAGATTTATTTTGTTGATGAATTGAACCAAATAATATCTACTGAAGCTCACTTACTAGTCGATAATCAGGATTCTCGTATTGAATCTAGAATGTATCGGTTAAAATTATCGATTAAGAATCAATCTTATGATAGGCAAAAGGATTATCGTTTAGTAATTGAAAATATAACGGCTGGTACTAAAGAATTTGAAACATTTCAGATGGATTTAATCATCAGTAATGACTTTGGCTTTGACTTTTAG
- the argS gene encoding arginine--tRNA ligase, with product MSQAKELIQQTLSAGLLTLGDLNLSETQIAQMIEVPKDSKMGDFAFPTFQLAKQLHQAPVQIAQNLVKQLDTSAFAQVQAQGPYVNFFLQRNSIAKTTITQVIEQGSDFGNHTIGQQANVVIDMSSPNIAKPMSMGHLRSTVIGNSIALILNKLGYQPVKINHLGDWGTQFGKLMVAYKKWGSEEEVKQDPITNLQKYYVKFHQLDKEHPELDDEAREWFKKLENGDEEATYLWKWFRSESLKAFMKVYDELGISFDSYNGEAFYNDKMDEVVDLLAQKGLLQESQGAEIVDLGPDLPPALIKKSDGATLYITRDLAAALYRQRTYHFKKALYVVGSEQSVHFEQLKAVLAKMGYDWAQDIEHIKFGLITSEGKKLSTRAGRVILLENVLHDSVKLARNQIDEKNPTLANKEEVAHEVGVGAVIFHDLKNNRTDNFDFNLDEVVRFEGETGPYVQYTHARAMSILRKADYQETKTDITPDQIDDQTWEILKFLANFPNIIQQAALQREPSVIAKYALRLAKAFNHYYAHTKVLVADEQLSTRLALVKAVTIVLKESLRLLGVQAPDEM from the coding sequence ATTAGTCAAGCCAAAGAATTAATACAGCAAACGTTAAGTGCCGGTTTATTAACTTTAGGAGATCTTAATCTTAGTGAAACACAAATTGCCCAAATGATTGAAGTCCCTAAAGATTCTAAGATGGGAGATTTTGCTTTTCCTACTTTTCAACTAGCAAAACAATTACATCAAGCACCAGTTCAAATAGCCCAAAACTTAGTTAAACAATTAGATACTTCGGCTTTTGCTCAAGTACAAGCACAAGGTCCTTATGTTAACTTCTTTTTACAAAGAAATTCGATTGCAAAAACCACTATCACTCAAGTTATTGAACAGGGTAGTGACTTTGGTAATCATACAATAGGACAACAAGCTAATGTCGTTATCGATATGTCTTCGCCTAATATTGCCAAACCAATGTCGATGGGGCATTTACGTTCGACAGTTATCGGGAATTCGATTGCGCTCATTTTAAATAAATTAGGATATCAACCAGTCAAGATTAATCATTTAGGCGATTGGGGGACTCAATTTGGTAAGTTAATGGTGGCCTATAAAAAATGGGGCTCTGAAGAAGAAGTTAAGCAAGATCCCATCACCAACTTACAAAAATACTACGTTAAATTTCATCAACTAGATAAAGAACATCCTGAACTAGATGATGAAGCTCGTGAATGGTTTAAAAAATTAGAAAATGGCGATGAAGAAGCCACTTATTTGTGGAAATGGTTTCGCTCTGAATCCTTAAAGGCTTTTATGAAAGTTTATGACGAATTAGGAATTAGCTTTGATTCTTATAATGGAGAAGCCTTCTATAATGACAAAATGGACGAAGTCGTTGATTTATTAGCGCAAAAAGGCTTGCTGCAAGAAAGTCAGGGAGCAGAAATTGTTGATTTAGGTCCCGATTTACCGCCAGCATTAATCAAAAAATCTGATGGGGCAACTTTATATATTACAAGAGATTTAGCGGCAGCTTTATATCGGCAGCGAACTTACCACTTTAAAAAGGCTTTGTATGTAGTTGGTAGTGAACAAAGTGTTCATTTTGAACAATTAAAAGCAGTCTTGGCTAAGATGGGTTATGATTGGGCTCAAGACATTGAACATATTAAATTTGGCTTAATCACTTCTGAAGGGAAAAAATTATCAACTCGTGCTGGGCGTGTCATCTTGTTAGAAAATGTATTACATGATTCAGTCAAATTAGCACGCAATCAAATTGATGAAAAAAATCCAACATTGGCTAATAAAGAAGAAGTGGCCCATGAAGTTGGCGTTGGTGCGGTTATTTTTCATGATTTAAAGAATAATCGGACTGATAACTTTGATTTTAACTTGGACGAAGTGGTTCGTTTTGAAGGTGAAACAGGTCCATATGTACAATATACCCATGCTCGGGCCATGAGCATACTGCGCAAAGCTGATTATCAAGAAACCAAAACTGATATCACTCCAGATCAAATTGATGATCAAACTTGGGAAATTTTGAAATTTTTGGCTAATTTTCCTAATATTATCCAACAAGCTGCTTTGCAACGTGAACCTTCCGTCATTGCTAAATATGCCTTGCGTCTAGCTAAGGCTTTTAACCATTATTATGCACATACTAAAGTTTTAGTTGCAGATGAGCAGCTCTCAACTCGACTAGCTTTAGTTAAAGCAGTAACAATTGTTTTAAAAGAATCTTTGCGATTGTTGGGTGTTCAAGCACCTGATGAAATGTAA
- a CDS encoding transglycosylase domain-containing protein translates to MEKLTFKQHLKNGTQRLIKFLHYWTKRYHLVRWLILLVLIMFLSLSAILTFRAKTANIENLKASLQTTTTVMDASNQKAGSLYAQKGTYVDLDRISPEMQNAVISTEDRTFWTNSGFSLRGYARGALGFILHHQISGGGSTITQQLAKNSLLTQKQTLMRKAEEFFLAVEINHVYSKKDILSMYLNNSYFGNGVWGVQDASQRYFAKDAHELNASQAATLTAMLRNPSYYDPIRNPQNSQQRRNLILQLMVDNHKLTTSQMKVAQRAPLNITNGYQRQNGYRYPSYFDAVIAEAETKYHLSENDILNKGYTIYTSLNQDVQQQMQDSFDNDDLFPANANDGTLVQGASIAINPRNGGVSAVVGGRGQHGFRTLNRATQMKRQPGSTIKPLAVYTPAIEKGYKLDSLLPNQVTSFGKNHYTPTNADGSSSDEIPLYQALAQSENIPAVALLDKIGVNKGVASVENFGIKVPKSDQNLALALGGLQTGLTPYQLARAYTAFANEGRLANTHFITKIVDATGAVIAQNHNDTPKLIMSKSTAKTMTSLMLGVFDQGTGQSAKPYNHRLAGKTGSTEVPAEYGAGTKDQWVVGYTPDIVVATWVGFDKTDQNHFLQNSNEQGVAPLFKTELETILPYTKNTSFKVEDAATIAQRRQHNSPQNWFNDFNGEMRKKVEDTINNFNNTRQGVSQWYNQIKGLIGH, encoded by the coding sequence ATGGAAAAATTAACATTTAAACAACATTTAAAAAATGGAACCCAAAGATTGATTAAATTTTTACATTATTGGACCAAACGTTATCATTTAGTGCGTTGGTTAATATTACTGGTTTTAATAATGTTTCTAAGTTTAAGCGCTATTTTAACTTTTCGAGCAAAAACCGCCAATATTGAAAATTTGAAAGCATCCTTACAGACAACAACTACCGTGATGGATGCTTCTAATCAAAAAGCTGGCTCCTTATATGCGCAAAAGGGAACTTATGTCGATTTGGATCGGATTTCTCCAGAAATGCAAAACGCAGTTATTTCTACAGAGGATCGGACTTTTTGGACTAATTCTGGTTTTAGTTTGCGCGGTTATGCACGAGGGGCATTAGGGTTTATTTTGCATCATCAAATTAGTGGTGGGGGTAGCACTATTACCCAACAATTAGCTAAAAATTCACTTCTGACTCAAAAACAAACTTTAATGCGCAAGGCCGAAGAATTTTTCTTGGCCGTGGAAATTAACCACGTTTATAGCAAAAAAGATATTTTATCGATGTATTTAAATAATTCTTATTTTGGTAATGGCGTTTGGGGAGTACAAGATGCTTCGCAACGATATTTTGCAAAAGATGCTCATGAACTTAATGCTAGTCAAGCTGCTACTTTAACTGCAATGTTACGAAATCCTAGTTATTATGATCCGATTCGCAATCCCCAAAATTCACAGCAACGACGTAATTTAATTTTGCAGTTAATGGTCGACAACCACAAGTTAACTACTAGTCAAATGAAAGTAGCACAACGGGCACCTTTAAATATAACTAATGGTTATCAACGGCAAAATGGTTATCGCTATCCTTCATATTTTGATGCGGTTATTGCAGAAGCAGAGACAAAATATCATTTAAGCGAAAATGATATCTTGAATAAAGGCTACACTATTTATACATCTTTAAATCAAGATGTCCAACAGCAAATGCAAGATAGTTTTGATAATGACGATTTATTCCCTGCTAATGCCAATGATGGGACTTTAGTCCAAGGAGCGTCCATTGCGATTAATCCTCGTAATGGAGGTGTTAGTGCCGTTGTAGGTGGGCGCGGACAACATGGATTCAGAACCTTAAATCGGGCTACCCAAATGAAACGGCAGCCTGGTTCAACGATTAAACCGCTAGCTGTCTATACTCCAGCAATTGAAAAAGGCTATAAGTTGGATTCGTTATTACCTAACCAGGTTACTAGTTTTGGCAAAAATCATTATACACCGACCAATGCTGATGGTTCTTCTTCTGATGAAATTCCTTTATATCAAGCTTTAGCTCAGAGTGAGAATATTCCCGCAGTCGCTTTATTGGATAAAATTGGTGTGAACAAAGGGGTTGCCTCCGTAGAAAATTTTGGTATTAAAGTACCGAAATCCGATCAGAACTTGGCCTTAGCTTTAGGCGGTTTGCAAACAGGATTAACACCATATCAATTAGCACGTGCCTATACGGCTTTTGCCAATGAAGGGCGCTTAGCCAATACCCATTTTATCACAAAGATTGTTGATGCTACTGGCGCTGTGATTGCCCAAAACCATAATGACACTCCCAAATTGATTATGAGTAAGTCCACTGCTAAAACGATGACCAGTTTAATGTTAGGGGTATTTGATCAAGGAACTGGCCAGAGTGCCAAACCTTATAATCACCGGCTAGCAGGCAAGACGGGTAGTACTGAAGTTCCTGCAGAGTATGGTGCTGGAACCAAAGATCAATGGGTTGTTGGCTATACTCCAGATATTGTAGTTGCTACTTGGGTCGGTTTTGATAAAACTGATCAAAACCATTTCCTGCAAAATAGCAATGAACAAGGTGTTGCTCCTTTATTCAAAACGGAATTAGAAACCATTTTGCCTTATACCAAAAATACTTCTTTTAAAGTAGAAGATGCGGCGACTATTGCACAACGCAGACAACACAATTCACCACAAAATTGGTTTAATGATTTTAATGGTGAGATGCGAAAAAAAGTTGAAGATACGATTAATAATTTTAATAATACCCGCCAGGGTGTCAGTCAATGGTATAATCAAATCAAAGGTCTGATAGGACATTAA